One part of the Kryptolebias marmoratus isolate JLee-2015 linkage group LG13, ASM164957v2, whole genome shotgun sequence genome encodes these proteins:
- the tmem45b gene encoding transmembrane protein 45B: MANFGGHAIPGTFFMFYGFWLVVKHILQHYWRTRQPKGRQLMPPFFKKLEYCEGGLQIFASFVGIMVEQFVVDGPHARLYNREESSWVKLMNWQHSTMYLFFGISGIASIACTLFKKVPAGIDRLTISLALFVEGFLFYFHVHGREPLDAHIHTLLLVAVFGGSASAMLEVFVRNNIILELIRAGLFILQGTWFYQIGFVLYPLNGDKWDLKLHDNMMFVTMCFCWHLAAALLLVTSTSSAVWLTVTRFSQRGRDIEIGMRNTSSKASAQKALLEQSDEE, encoded by the exons ATGGCAAACTTTGGAGGGCATGCGATTCCCGGaacctttttcatgttttatggcTTTTGGCTGGTAGTTAAACACATCCTCCAACACTACTGGAGGACAAGGCAGCCTAAAGGAAGACAGCTCATGCCGCCTTTCTTTAAGAAGTTGGAGTATTGCGAAGGAGGACTTCAAATCTTTGCATCCTTTGTGG GTATTATGGTCGAGCAGTTTGTGGTGGATGGCCCACACGCCCGCCTCTACAACAGGGAGGAAAGTTCATGGGTCAAGCTGATGAACTGGCAGCACAGCACAATGTATCTGTTCTTTGGGATTTCGGGAATAGCATCGATTGCTTGTACTCTATTCAAAAAGGTGCCAGCTGGTATAGACCGACTTACTATCTCCTTGGCTCTCTTTGTTGAag GGTTTCTGTTTTACTTCCACGTGCACGGTCGGGAACCTCTGGACGCTCACATCCACACGCTGCTGCTGGTGGCCGTGTTCGGCGGCTCGGCCAGCGCCATGCTGGAGGTGTTCGTCAGAAACAACATTATTCTGGAGCTGATCAGGGCGGGTCTGTTCATCCTGCAGGGCACGTGGTTCTACCAG ATTGGATTTGTCCTTTACCCCTTAAATGGAGACAAGTGGGATTTGAAGCTACATGACAACATGATGTTCGTCACGATGTGTTTCTGCTGGCATTTAGCCGCGGCCCTGCTGCTGGTCACTTCCACCTCCTCTGCAGTTTGGCT CACCGTGACGCGATTTTCCCAAAGAGGACGAGACATCGAGATCGGGATGAGGAACACGTCGTCCAAAGCCAGCGCTCAGAAGGCTTTACTGGAACAGTCAGACGAAGAGTGA